The Leptospira perdikensis genome includes the window AAAACAAGCAGCGTATACAAATAAGGCAAAAGCTGATTTCCAATTCCCTGAAATTGTAGTTTGCCTCTGAGTGATACAAACTAATAACCAAAGAGTAATAGCTCCTGAAAACAATCTGATACTGGTAAAACTTGATGCATCAATTTCGGTTCCTTTGAGAGCGAATCGACAGAGAAGAGAATTTGCTGCAAAGGCAATCAATGAAAATGATGTAAGGAAAAATATACGTAATTTGGACATCGAATTGGAAGGTTTTATAAGTTTAGAAATATATTATCTTTTGCCGCTAAGTATCAACCAACGAAGGCCCATTTAACATAAATACGACGGCCTACTTAAGACCATCATATCCATATCTATAGAAATCTTTCGTTATGGTCTTGGACATACCAAAAGAAAATCTTCAAACACTTGTGAAATCAAAAGTTTGTTTTTGAAAACAAGGCCTGTACTACCTGCAGAAATTTCAGCGCCTTCATTGGCATACACTTCGGTGACTTCTTTGTTTTCTGGATTGATTTTAAAAACACGAGTGGGTGCTAAATTGGTTCGGTTCATCACGTGGCGAATGAATTTGTAAGTAGAATCATGGGCCGCAAGCCAAAGCATTCCATTTTCATCTTCTAAAATATTGTCAGGCCCTGCACCGATGGCAATGGATTCCAAATACTTTAAGTTGACCTTTCCAGAACTGCGATCCACTTGATAAACTCGAATGGCTTTTTCAGCAAACACAGATCGGTATAACAACTCATCATTTCCTTTTTTACGAATGTAAATTCCATTCCCTAACATCACGGGAACATTTAACGCCTGAAATGATTTTCCGTCATAATAAGATATGTCGGCCCGCCCACTGCGAATGATCATATCCCAATATTTACGAAAGGCATTGCTTGTTCCATTGTCATTGGAAGAAAAAATTTCTCCGGCTTCGTTCATAAAAATATCATTGGGGCTTGTGAGAGTGGGATCACTCAAAGTTTTTGTGTGAGTCCATTTACCCGATTTAGATCTTTCAAAAATTTCAATGGTATGTGGATTCTCATCTGCTAATGTATGAGAGATGACAGCTAAAGTATCCACTCCTTTCACTTTCGCATAACTAATGCCATGGGGACGAAAGTTTGCTGGATAATTGGTTTCAATTTTTTTAGCTTCTAACTTTTGATTGGTGTCCTGGAGTGAAACTTCAAACAAAGCTCCAATATCTTTCAGTCCATTCCGACGTTCGTGAGAAGATACAATGACTGTGGACGTATCTCGAATGAGATCTAAATCTTCAGGGCCAGGTGTTCCAGAAATTCGTTCACAACCGGCGATTGGCTTTTCCTGAATTTGACCACCACAATCCAAAATGAAGAAAACAAGGGTGGCAAGGGAAAGGAGGGTCCATAAGGTTTTTGTGCGCATCCGACCATTTTGGTTCAGGATTTCAGATTCCTCCAGAAAAATCTTTCTAGACATTATTGTGCACTGCAAAATAATGGACCCATAAGGAGTAACATCCGATGAGCAATGTGGAAAACAAGCTGCAAGATATCGTAAATGCTGGGATTGGCGCTGTAAAGACTTCCAAAGAAGTTTGGGAGAAACTCGTCGTAGACCTAAACGAGAAAAAAAGCAAATTCGAAACCAACTTTCAAAAGTTAAAAGAACAAGGCGAAAGTGACACCAGTGACAATGCTTTAAAAGTAAAAATGGGTATTGCTTGGGGAATCGTTCGTTTTGACGAACTCAAAGACAATGTAGTTAAGTATTTAGACAAAGTCAAAGAAGGAAACGAAAACAAACCTTCTTAAGTTTTATTTTGTATATCACCATCCTGAATTTTCTTCCGGCAGGTTTGCTTGCAGGCCTGCTGGGTTTTTTAAACTGAACTTCGGAGTGACCGGATTTGAACCGGCGACCCCTTGCCCCCCAGACAAGTGCGCTACCGCTGCGCTACACCCCGTGTTCTGAAATCCAAAAACCTTACGGTCCAAAACGGGTCAAGTCTTACTAACAATTAAGAATTCAAATGCCTAGATTGTCTGGTGAAATGGCCCAGATAATCTGACCATGTGCAAATTTCTCTCGAGCTACGTTGATAGCTATCGTTGAACCAGGTTGGAAAATTAAATTTTCAGCAACACTTGAATTTCCAAGCAACCTTGCTGCAAAATAAGTAATGTCTGGATTATGACCGACTAACAATACTGTATCGGAATTGGAAAAATTCACCAAACAAGAAATAATATCGGAACATCCCTTTCCGGCAGCCAGATCATCCGATGCCAACATCTCCCCGTTGTATTTCAATTCATCAGAAAGAATTTCAGCAGTATGTTTGGTTCGAAGGTAAGGACTATAATAAACTTGTTTTACGGCTAATGCAGAGTTTTTAATAAACCTTCCGATTTTGTGAATGTCACTGACGCCCTTATCGGTAAGTTCTCTTTGTGAATCGGACATACTAGGAGTTGGATTTTCAGCTTCCCCGTGACGAACCAAAATGATCTTCATAGCACTTCCTAAGTCCAAGATTGGAACCTCGGACTGACGGAGAAACAAAAAATTAAGGAATTTCTTGCGAAAATGAATGATCAAGACATTCTAAGGATTATGACAGACAAACCCTACCGCAAAAACGTAGGCATGGTGGTTTTTAATTCTTTAGGAAAAGTGATTGTAGGAGAACGAGTACAATTCCCAGGGTCTTGGCAGTTTCCTCAGGGTGGAATTGACGAAGATGAGGATTATTTAGAGGCCGCTAAACGGGAATTATATGAAGAGTTAGGGGTCAAAAAAGCAACCTATGTAACGGAATATCCCGATTGGATTCCTTATGACTTCCCCAATTCCCTTGGTCTTAATGCCCATCTCCAAAAATTTCGTGGCCAATTACAAAGATGGATTTTGTTCCACTGGGATGGGAGTTTAGAAGAATGTGATTTAGTACACCACGAACAAGAGTTTTTAACCATCCAGTTTATGGAAATAGAAGAGACCATTCAATCTGTAGTGGAATTCAAAAGAGAAGTGTATGCGAAGTTTGTTCCTCTTTTTAAATCGGCCATCCAAAATTACATTGCAGAGAATTCAAAATCTAAGTAAGTTCTAGAAAGGAGACTATCTTTGGGAAAATCAGAAGAAGCAAGAGCGAGAATATTAGTACGGGGATTTGTGCAAGGAGTCGGATTTCGTTACTATATCCTCCAAAAAGCCCAAGAGATGAGACTCAAAGGTTATACGCAAAACTTACCGAATGGAGAAGTGGAAGCGGTTGTGGAAGGGGACAAACTGTTTATCGAAGATTTGTACAGAGCCATGCAACGTGGGCCCACAAAAGCAAAAGTAAAAGATCATGTCATTGAATGGAGTGATCCAAAAAATCAGTTCAGAACTTTTTTAATCAAAAAATAACATGAAAAAACGAAGACTTGGCAAAACAGGAATGGTGGTATCCGAAATTTGTATGGGCACCATGACTTTTGGATCATCGTGTAACGAAGATGAGGCGTTTCGAATTTTGGATCGTGCTTACGATGCGGGAATCGATTTTTATGACACTGCTGAAATTTATCCTGTCCCTCCACAAAAGTCTTGGGTTCACAGAACCGAAGAAATTTTTGGAAAATGGATCAAAACAAAACCTCGAGATGGACTTATCATCGCCACAAAAGTGGCCGGCCCTGGTCATGGTTGGTTTAGTCCCCCACTCCGCGAAGGGAAAACGGCATTAGACAAATACCATATTCGTCGTGCCATTGAAGGTTCCTTACAAAGATTAGGGATAGAAACTATCGATTTGTACCAAACACATTGGCCGGACCATGATGTATCTTATGATGAAACCATGGAAGTTTTGACAGAACTAAAAGAAGAAGGTAAAATTCGGTATGCCGGATGTTCCAACGAAACTTCTTTTGGGCTAATGAAAAGCCTTTGGACTTCGGACAAACACAATCTGATTCGATATGATTCCATTCAAAATAATTTCTCGATTCTCAATCGTCGCTTCGAAGACGAGTTAGCACAAGTTTGTCGAAAAGAAGGAGTTTCTTTATTACCTTATTCTCCCCTTGCTGGTGGTGTGCTTACAGGAAAATACAACGGATCTGTTCCTCCAGAAGGTGCTCGATTTGTTCGTTATATGGCCGAGGGAGAGAGACAAAGGCGAATGGCCAGTCGTTTCCTTAATGAAAACACTTTGGCTTCCACGGCGGAACTCACAACCATTGCTGAAAAATATGGAATGAGTTCGACAGTCCTTTCTGTTGCTTGGAGCAAACAACATGACTTTGTTGCCTCTACCATCATTGGAGCCAACACGGTGGCCCAACTTGAAGAGTCTTTAAAAGCAACAGATCTCATTTTATCAGATGAAATTCTTTCAGAAATCAATCTAGTTTCCAAAAAGATTCAATACCCAATGGGTTAAGGTAAATAAAAATCAATGAGTTCTAATTCTTACGATGATCATTTAGAAAAAAAATCCGAAGGAAAACAAGTTACTTCGAAGAAAAAAATTTCAAAGTTCGAGAAAATCACTTCGGGGGTTTTTCGAAAATTTTTGATTCTATTTTTGATTACTTATTTGTTCCCAGAATGTTCCAGTTTTGGTCCTAAGAATGCGCAGAGTAGTCTTATCATTGTTCATATGACAATTGTTAAAGATGAAATGATTTTAGATGAATTGATTGATCCAAGGTTTCAAAAGGTAACTCTTCGAAAGGGTGAAAAATCTTTTGAATATAATGAAAGTTCCGAACACTACTATTACTTTCAAAATTTAAAAGAAGGCCAATATGAAATTCATGATGCTGTCCATCTTTTGAATCGTGGTGCTTCCGACTTTGCCTTTGGAAGTACCAAACAACCCACAAAAATCGATATCGATTTTGATAGAAAGGATATTGAAAAATCGCGAGTGGATCTACAACCAGGTACGGTTGTGTTTCTTGGAAGTTTTCATGTCACTGTCGATTTTAAATTCCAAGAAGAACCAAAAATTACCGTTCGGCAAAGTAAAACCAACGAAGAAGAACTAGCTGCTATGGAACATTTGTATAAAAATTTTCCAAGAACCGGTTGGGGACAAAAAGCAAAAAATAGAATGAAACTCCTTTCTTCTTTTGCTCAGTGAAAACGGCTAAACCAAGGTAACCAAATCAGGATTTTGTAAATGAGGTGTGTGATTCCAACTCACTGGTTCCCAATGATCATTTTCTCTTCTAAAAATACTGAGTGAAGAATTTGTAATCGATTTCATAAACACTGGAAACTCAACCGGTTGCATTTTACAAGATAGACCCATCATAATCGCAATGGGAGTACTTGAAGAAACAACAAGTGTA containing:
- a CDS encoding arylesterase gives rise to the protein MSRKIFLEESEILNQNGRMRTKTLWTLLSLATLVFFILDCGGQIQEKPIAGCERISGTPGPEDLDLIRDTSTVIVSSHERRNGLKDIGALFEVSLQDTNQKLEAKKIETNYPANFRPHGISYAKVKGVDTLAVISHTLADENPHTIEIFERSKSGKWTHTKTLSDPTLTSPNDIFMNEAGEIFSSNDNGTSNAFRKYWDMIIRSGRADISYYDGKSFQALNVPVMLGNGIYIRKKGNDELLYRSVFAEKAIRVYQVDRSSGKVNLKYLESIAIGAGPDNILEDENGMLWLAAHDSTYKFIRHVMNRTNLAPTRVFKINPENKEVTEVYANEGAEISAGSTGLVFKNKLLISQVFEDFLLVCPRP
- a CDS encoding LIMLP_16025 family protein, translating into MSNVENKLQDIVNAGIGAVKTSKEVWEKLVVDLNEKKSKFETNFQKLKEQGESDTSDNALKVKMGIAWGIVRFDELKDNVVKYLDKVKEGNENKPS
- the sixA gene encoding phosphohistidine phosphatase SixA; amino-acid sequence: MKIILVRHGEAENPTPSMSDSQRELTDKGVSDIHKIGRFIKNSALAVKQVYYSPYLRTKHTAEILSDELKYNGEMLASDDLAAGKGCSDIISCLVNFSNSDTVLLVGHNPDITYFAARLLGNSSVAENLIFQPGSTIAINVAREKFAHGQIIWAISPDNLGI
- a CDS encoding RNA pyrophosphohydrolase, with product MNDQDILRIMTDKPYRKNVGMVVFNSLGKVIVGERVQFPGSWQFPQGGIDEDEDYLEAAKRELYEELGVKKATYVTEYPDWIPYDFPNSLGLNAHLQKFRGQLQRWILFHWDGSLEECDLVHHEQEFLTIQFMEIEETIQSVVEFKREVYAKFVPLFKSAIQNYIAENSKSK
- a CDS encoding acylphosphatase, which encodes MGKSEEARARILVRGFVQGVGFRYYILQKAQEMRLKGYTQNLPNGEVEAVVEGDKLFIEDLYRAMQRGPTKAKVKDHVIEWSDPKNQFRTFLIKK
- a CDS encoding aldo/keto reductase, whose translation is MKKRRLGKTGMVVSEICMGTMTFGSSCNEDEAFRILDRAYDAGIDFYDTAEIYPVPPQKSWVHRTEEIFGKWIKTKPRDGLIIATKVAGPGHGWFSPPLREGKTALDKYHIRRAIEGSLQRLGIETIDLYQTHWPDHDVSYDETMEVLTELKEEGKIRYAGCSNETSFGLMKSLWTSDKHNLIRYDSIQNNFSILNRRFEDELAQVCRKEGVSLLPYSPLAGGVLTGKYNGSVPPEGARFVRYMAEGERQRRMASRFLNENTLASTAELTTIAEKYGMSSTVLSVAWSKQHDFVASTIIGANTVAQLEESLKATDLILSDEILSEINLVSKKIQYPMG